The Shewanella sp. NFH-SH190041 genome has a window encoding:
- a CDS encoding prepilin-type N-terminal cleavage/methylation domain-containing protein, with protein sequence MNIVRHKMKKNRGFTLIELVVVIIILGILAVTAVPKFLNFKEDAIAATYSGYMAALKDGMKLAKSRWYLDGKQSPVEINGVQMYFTSKGVPKAVGTNTTGDTTNAANCAAIWNAVVKSSQRMKLYGTAGCVENGFTQCDMYSIGADQVDGGPNAACRFRVVKEDGSVARIEDIVYRISDGIVRCHNSASNTPCFQ encoded by the coding sequence ATGAACATTGTGCGACATAAGATGAAGAAAAACCGAGGTTTTACCCTGATTGAACTGGTTGTAGTCATTATTATTCTTGGCATTCTGGCCGTCACGGCCGTGCCAAAATTTCTCAACTTCAAAGAAGATGCCATCGCTGCAACCTATTCAGGTTATATGGCCGCATTAAAGGATGGTATGAAACTGGCTAAATCCCGCTGGTATCTAGATGGCAAACAAAGCCCAGTAGAAATCAATGGCGTACAGATGTATTTCACCAGTAAAGGCGTACCTAAAGCTGTTGGGACAAATACGACAGGTGATACGACCAATGCAGCTAACTGCGCAGCTATTTGGAATGCTGTTGTTAAAAGCTCCCAACGTATGAAGCTATACGGCACGGCAGGTTGTGTCGAAAATGGTTTCACCCAATGTGATATGTACTCCATTGGTGCCGATCAGGTGGATGGCGGCCCAAATGCTGCCTGTCGCTTTCGGGTAGTGAAAGAGGATGGTTCTGTTGCTCGTATTGAAGATATCGTTTATCGCATCAGTGATGGCATTGTTCGCTGTCATAATTCCGCATCAAACACCCCCTGCTTCCAATAG
- a CDS encoding SirB1 family protein, giving the protein MSSISFADTKFELDRQAITLPETALEISAQLGLSNLQAASWAWYELAGSVLSHYLVDQQQRFAALLHWFYQDLGFCAREDYFSVEAADLGHCLTSRQGNSTTLAVVLMQLAKQLDLPLEPVLLPGHTLLLCRINNELSYLDPLTGKAVSRHYMHALVRGELGDCAPFKPAYLKPVGNDRLLTRMLHEMKAGCIVSKRFEVAMACCNLLLNWHPDDVHLHRERAFIAQQLGCITLAASDLAFFIEQSPHDPLIELVKIQLRELNGQSEVFH; this is encoded by the coding sequence ATGTCTAGTATTTCTTTTGCTGATACTAAATTTGAATTGGACCGTCAGGCGATAACCCTGCCGGAAACCGCCCTCGAGATTTCAGCTCAGTTGGGGCTTTCTAATTTGCAGGCTGCCAGTTGGGCCTGGTATGAATTGGCCGGCTCTGTGCTGAGCCATTATCTGGTCGATCAGCAGCAGCGTTTCGCAGCACTATTGCACTGGTTTTATCAAGATCTGGGATTCTGTGCCCGGGAAGATTATTTCAGTGTTGAAGCGGCAGATTTAGGCCATTGTCTGACCTCGCGTCAGGGCAACAGTACCACATTGGCCGTGGTATTAATGCAACTGGCAAAACAGCTCGACTTACCCCTTGAGCCGGTATTACTCCCGGGTCATACCTTGCTGTTATGCCGCATAAATAATGAATTGAGCTACCTTGATCCTCTGACAGGAAAAGCCGTCAGCCGCCATTATATGCATGCATTGGTACGTGGAGAGTTAGGCGACTGCGCTCCATTTAAGCCTGCTTATCTTAAACCTGTGGGTAATGATCGGCTGTTGACCCGAATGCTACATGAAATGAAAGCAGGCTGTATTGTTAGCAAGCGTTTTGAGGTAGCAATGGCTTGCTGTAACTTGTTGCTCAATTGGCATCCGGATGATGTTCACTTGCATCGTGAACGGGCATTTATTGCCCAGCAATTGGGATGCATTACGCTGGCAGCATCTGATCTCGCGTTTTTTATTGAGCAGAGCCCGCATGATCCGTTGATTGAATTAGTGAAAATTCAATTACGGGAATTAAATGGTCAATCAGAAGTGTTTCATTAA
- the prmC gene encoding peptide chain release factor N(5)-glutamine methyltransferase, translating to MPVNTSIEQALKWASVQLERISESPALDAEVMLLHLLNQSRTYLYTWPERPIGEEKWLAYMAMVNRRAQGHPVAHIVGEREFWSLSFLVNDTTLIPRPDTEMLVETALNLPLIQTSRVLDLGTGTGAIALSLASEKPHWQITAVDKVADAVALAKLNRERLSLGAVNILQSDWFSAVQGRQFELVISNPPYIDEQDEHLSQGDVRFEPLSALTAPDEGFADLFYIARTARDYLTPGGYLLLEHGYQQAVQLREQLTALGYESVATVRDFSSNERCTLGRWPGAHKVSTQ from the coding sequence ATGCCGGTTAATACCAGTATTGAGCAGGCCCTGAAATGGGCCAGCGTACAGTTGGAGCGGATATCTGAGTCACCGGCGCTGGATGCTGAAGTTATGCTGTTGCACCTGTTAAACCAGTCGCGCACTTATCTCTATACTTGGCCGGAGCGGCCAATTGGAGAGGAGAAATGGCTGGCGTATATGGCGATGGTTAACCGGCGAGCGCAAGGGCATCCTGTGGCGCATATTGTTGGTGAGCGGGAGTTCTGGTCTTTATCTTTTCTGGTTAATGACACAACGCTAATCCCTCGGCCTGATACAGAAATGCTGGTGGAAACTGCGCTGAATCTACCATTGATACAAACCAGTCGAGTGTTGGATTTGGGCACCGGCACCGGGGCGATAGCCCTATCTTTGGCATCTGAAAAGCCCCACTGGCAAATTACCGCGGTGGATAAAGTAGCTGATGCGGTTGCGCTGGCAAAACTCAATCGGGAACGTTTGTCCCTCGGTGCGGTAAATATACTGCAAAGCGATTGGTTTAGTGCGGTGCAAGGACGTCAGTTTGAGCTAGTGATCTCCAATCCGCCTTATATCGATGAGCAGGATGAGCATTTGTCGCAGGGAGATGTGCGTTTTGAGCCGCTTTCGGCACTGACGGCCCCTGATGAAGGGTTTGCCGATCTGTTTTATATTGCTCGCACAGCGCGGGATTATTTAACTCCCGGTGGTTACTTGTTGCTTGAGCATGGTTATCAGCAGGCGGTGCAGTTGCGTGAACAACTGACAGCGTTGGGTTATGAGTCCGTTGCGACTGTGCGGGATTTTAGCAGTAATGAACGTTGCACTTTAGGCCGTTGGCCTGGCGCGCATAAGGTAAGCACTCAGTAA
- the katG gene encoding catalase/peroxidase HPI encodes MSDMSKCPFSGQPLHTAGQSTNNKDWWPNQLNLHILHQHNVTANPMGADFDYAKAFNRLDYQALKQDLTQLMTDSQPWWPADYGHYGPLFIRMAWHSAGTYRTADGRGGGSTGNQRFAPLNSWPDNVNLDKARRLLWPIKQKYGDSISWADLMILTGNVALESMGLKTFGFAGGREDIWEPEEDVYWGTEQTWLGDNRYSGERELENPLAAVQMGLIYVNPEGPNGNPDPVASGRDIRDTFARMAMNDEETVALVAGGHTFGKCHGAGDAALVGPEPEAATIEQQGMGWDSRFGSGLGGDTISSGIEGAWTTNPIKWDNGYFDVLFGYEWQLIKSPAGAHQWIPTDPAAASTVPDAADASKHHAPIMTTADMALRMDPIYEPISRHFHQNPAAFADAFARAWFKLTHRDMGPKARYLGPEVPTEELIWQDPVPANKHAPLTEADISQLKAALLNAGLTPAQLVSTAWASASTFRGSDKRGGANGGRLRLAPQRDWAVNQPTQLNHILSTLEGIANDFSQSGKTISMADLIVLGGSAGVEQAARQAGFNLEVPFTAGRTDATEAQTDAESFQVLEPVADGFRNYESKRFTVPAEELLVDKAQLLTLSAPEMTVLVGGLRAMGIHWDNQSTGILTTTPGQLNNAFFVNLLDMDTVWTPTSDDRTLFHGKDRSSGASKWTASRVDLIFGSDARLRAIAEVYGSADNQQKFLQDFAAAWQKVMELDRFDLV; translated from the coding sequence ATGAGTGATATGAGCAAGTGTCCATTTAGCGGTCAACCACTACATACCGCCGGACAAAGTACCAACAATAAAGATTGGTGGCCCAATCAGCTAAATCTGCACATCCTCCACCAGCACAATGTCACAGCTAACCCCATGGGGGCTGATTTTGATTATGCCAAAGCTTTTAACCGTCTGGACTATCAAGCCCTAAAACAGGATTTGACTCAACTGATGACCGATTCCCAGCCTTGGTGGCCGGCAGATTACGGTCACTATGGCCCACTGTTTATTCGCATGGCTTGGCACAGTGCCGGCACTTACCGCACCGCAGATGGTCGCGGAGGTGGTAGCACAGGTAATCAACGCTTCGCCCCGCTGAATTCTTGGCCTGATAACGTCAATTTAGATAAAGCCCGTCGCTTGTTATGGCCAATTAAACAAAAATATGGTGACAGCATCTCTTGGGCAGATTTGATGATCCTGACCGGTAATGTTGCACTTGAATCCATGGGGCTGAAAACCTTCGGCTTTGCCGGTGGACGGGAGGATATCTGGGAACCAGAAGAAGATGTCTATTGGGGTACCGAGCAGACTTGGCTGGGGGATAATCGCTATTCTGGAGAGCGAGAACTCGAAAATCCCTTAGCTGCGGTACAAATGGGGCTGATCTACGTCAACCCGGAAGGACCTAATGGCAACCCAGATCCTGTTGCATCCGGGCGGGATATTCGCGATACCTTTGCCAGAATGGCAATGAATGATGAAGAAACCGTAGCACTGGTTGCCGGTGGACACACCTTTGGCAAATGCCATGGAGCAGGGGATGCCGCGTTAGTCGGCCCAGAGCCAGAAGCAGCCACCATTGAACAACAAGGCATGGGCTGGGATAGCCGCTTTGGTAGCGGCTTGGGCGGCGATACCATCAGTAGCGGTATTGAAGGCGCATGGACCACTAACCCCATCAAATGGGATAACGGTTATTTTGATGTACTGTTTGGTTATGAATGGCAACTGATTAAAAGCCCCGCAGGGGCGCACCAATGGATACCGACAGATCCCGCAGCAGCCAGTACCGTGCCAGATGCTGCCGATGCCAGTAAGCATCACGCACCTATTATGACTACGGCGGATATGGCATTGCGGATGGATCCCATTTATGAGCCTATTTCCCGCCACTTCCATCAAAATCCAGCCGCTTTTGCCGATGCCTTTGCCAGAGCTTGGTTCAAACTTACCCACAGGGATATGGGCCCCAAAGCCCGCTATCTCGGCCCGGAAGTCCCCACCGAAGAGCTGATTTGGCAAGACCCAGTACCAGCAAACAAACATGCACCACTGACCGAGGCCGATATCAGCCAACTCAAAGCCGCGCTGTTAAATGCCGGCCTGACACCTGCGCAACTGGTCAGTACCGCATGGGCATCAGCGTCAACGTTTCGTGGTTCAGATAAACGCGGCGGCGCTAATGGTGGTCGGCTCCGCCTGGCACCACAGCGTGATTGGGCGGTCAATCAACCGACTCAGCTCAATCACATCCTCAGTACCTTAGAAGGCATTGCCAATGATTTCAGTCAATCGGGAAAAACCATTTCGATGGCAGATCTGATTGTATTAGGTGGCAGCGCAGGAGTTGAACAAGCCGCGCGGCAAGCTGGTTTCAATCTTGAAGTGCCTTTCACTGCTGGACGAACGGATGCGACTGAAGCCCAAACGGATGCAGAATCTTTTCAAGTACTGGAGCCCGTGGCAGATGGGTTCAGAAATTATGAGTCCAAACGTTTCACTGTACCTGCAGAAGAACTTCTGGTCGATAAAGCGCAACTGCTAACCCTGAGCGCGCCGGAGATGACGGTACTCGTTGGTGGTCTCAGAGCCATGGGGATCCACTGGGATAACCAAAGTACTGGCATACTGACAACCACACCAGGGCAACTGAATAATGCCTTTTTTGTAAACTTGCTAGATATGGATACAGTTTGGACCCCAACATCCGATGATAGGACATTATTCCACGGCAAAGATCGCAGTAGCGGAGCATCCAAATGGACTGCCAGTCGGGTCGATCTTATTTTTGGCTCAGATGCCAGATTACGTGCTATTGCTGAAGTTTATGGCAGTGCAGATAATCAGCAGAAATTCCTGCAGGATTTTGCTGCCGCCTGGCAAAAAGTAATGGAGTTGGACCGATTTGATTTAGTCTGA
- a CDS encoding SirB2 family protein, producing the protein MDTFYSLYPAVKHTHLLLIAVSVLFFIVRFVLQMRRSAVMEKKFLKVAPHVIDTFLLLSGVLLCFMINQYPFVDPWLTEKIGAVAAYILLGVMAMQQDRGKLFRIFAFVGALGWLMYAAKLAHFKQAVLIG; encoded by the coding sequence ATGGACACTTTTTACAGTCTTTACCCGGCAGTTAAACACACTCATTTATTACTGATTGCAGTCAGTGTGCTGTTTTTTATTGTGCGCTTTGTGTTGCAGATGCGTCGCTCCGCAGTGATGGAAAAGAAGTTTCTTAAAGTCGCTCCCCATGTGATTGACACATTTTTGCTGCTGTCTGGTGTCTTACTGTGTTTTATGATCAATCAATATCCGTTTGTGGATCCTTGGTTGACCGAAAAAATTGGTGCTGTGGCTGCCTATATCCTGCTAGGCGTGATGGCGATGCAACAGGATCGGGGCAAGCTGTTCCGTATTTTTGCTTTTGTCGGTGCATTAGGTTGGTTGATGTACGCCGCCAAATTGGCTCATTTTAAACAAGCGGTATTGATTGGTTAA
- a CDS encoding prepilin-type N-terminal cleavage/methylation domain-containing protein — protein sequence MHTSKPKGFTLIELVVVIIILGILAVTAVPKFLNFKEDAIAATYSGYMAALKDGMKLAKSRWYLDGKQSPVEVNGVQMYFTSKGVPKAVGTDTTGDTTNLTNCAAIWNALVKSSQIMRPYGTAGCQDGNLSQCDMYTIGADAVDGGPNAACRFRVVKEDKSGARIEDIVYRLSNGLVLCHNSASTTPCFQ from the coding sequence ATGCACACAAGTAAGCCTAAGGGGTTCACCCTGATTGAACTGGTTGTCGTCATTATTATCCTCGGTATTTTAGCTGTTACTGCGGTGCCTAAGTTTCTTAATTTTAAAGAAGATGCCATTGCAGCTACTTACTCTGGTTATATGGCCGCACTAAAAGATGGTATGAAATTAGCCAAATCCCGCTGGTATTTGGATGGGAAGCAAAGCCCTGTGGAAGTCAATGGCGTACAAATGTATTTCACCAGTAAAGGCGTCCCTAAAGCCGTAGGCACAGATACGACTGGTGATACAACTAATTTGACTAACTGTGCCGCGATTTGGAATGCACTCGTTAAAAGCTCTCAAATCATGCGCCCGTATGGTACCGCCGGATGCCAAGATGGCAACCTATCTCAATGTGACATGTATACCATCGGCGCGGATGCAGTTGATGGTGGCCCTAATGCAGCCTGCCGTTTCAGAGTCGTTAAAGAAGATAAATCAGGAGCAAGAATTGAAGATATTGTTTATCGTCTCAGTAATGGTTTAGTCCTCTGCCATAACTCAGCGTCTACCACCCCTTGCTTCCAATAA
- the kdsA gene encoding 3-deoxy-8-phosphooctulonate synthase has product MSNKTIKLGNIDIANDKPFVLFGGMNVLESRDMAMRIAEHYVEVTQKLGIPYVFKASFDKANRSSVNSYRGPGMEEGLKIFAEIKSTFNIPLITDVHEPHQCAPVAEVVDVIQLPAFLARQTDLVVAMAKTGAIINVKKPQFLAPHEMRHIIKKFNEAGNDEIMLCERGSCFGYNNLVVDMLGMDEMKQSGYPVIFDATHALQRPGGREESAGGRRAQATELARSGMALGLAGLFIEAHPDPDNAKCDGPCALPLHQLEAYLSQMKAIDSLVKSFAPIDTSK; this is encoded by the coding sequence ATGAGCAATAAAACCATCAAACTGGGTAATATCGATATTGCCAATGATAAGCCGTTTGTGCTGTTTGGCGGCATGAACGTACTTGAATCCCGTGATATGGCGATGCGTATTGCTGAGCACTATGTGGAAGTGACCCAGAAGCTGGGTATTCCTTATGTATTTAAGGCATCTTTTGATAAGGCAAATCGCTCATCAGTAAACTCTTACCGGGGTCCGGGTATGGAAGAAGGGTTAAAGATTTTTGCTGAGATTAAATCCACTTTCAATATTCCGCTGATCACAGATGTGCATGAACCGCATCAATGTGCTCCAGTTGCTGAAGTGGTTGATGTTATCCAACTTCCTGCATTCTTGGCTCGTCAGACTGATTTAGTGGTGGCTATGGCAAAAACCGGGGCCATTATTAATGTGAAAAAGCCACAGTTTTTAGCCCCCCACGAAATGCGTCACATCATTAAGAAATTTAATGAAGCCGGTAATGATGAAATCATGCTGTGTGAGCGCGGTAGCTGTTTTGGTTATAACAACCTGGTTGTCGATATGCTGGGTATGGATGAAATGAAACAGAGTGGTTATCCGGTGATCTTTGATGCGACCCATGCTTTACAGCGCCCTGGTGGTCGTGAAGAGTCTGCTGGTGGTCGTCGTGCCCAAGCTACTGAACTCGCTCGCAGTGGTATGGCATTAGGATTGGCTGGTCTGTTTATTGAAGCGCATCCTGATCCAGATAATGCTAAGTGTGATGGTCCATGCGCATTGCCATTGCACCAGCTAGAAGCCTATCTGAGCCAGATGAAAGCAATTGACTCGTTAGTGAAATCATTTGCGCCGATTGATACCAGTAAATAA
- the prfA gene encoding peptide chain release factor 1, with amino-acid sequence MKESVIRKLEGLLERYEELQALLSDAGIISDQDRFRALSKEYAQLEDVVAGFKAYQQAQADLTSAKEMLAEDDPDMQEMAEEEIAQAKESLVRLEDELQILLLPKDPNDDRSAFVEIRAGAGGDEAAIFAGDLFRMYSRYAEANRWQVEIMSANEGEHGGFKEVIAKFSGDEVYGKLKFESGGHRVQRVPETESQGRVHTSACTVVVMPEVPEAEAIHINPADLKVDTFRSSGAGGQHVNKTDSAIRITHIPTGTVVECQDQRSQHKNRAQAMSVLAARLQAAEDEKRRKEEESTRRSLVASGDRSERIRTYNFPQGRVSDHRINLTLYRLNEVMEGDLNAVLDPIMQEHQADLLAALADEQG; translated from the coding sequence ATGAAGGAATCCGTAATCCGCAAGCTTGAAGGCTTGCTTGAACGCTATGAAGAGCTGCAGGCGCTACTCAGCGATGCCGGTATTATCTCAGATCAGGACCGTTTTCGGGCGCTGTCTAAAGAGTATGCCCAGCTGGAAGATGTGGTCGCCGGCTTTAAAGCCTATCAGCAGGCTCAGGCTGATTTAACATCAGCGAAAGAGATGTTGGCGGAAGATGATCCTGATATGCAGGAGATGGCCGAAGAAGAGATTGCCCAAGCGAAAGAGAGCTTAGTGCGACTGGAAGATGAGTTGCAGATCCTGCTGCTGCCTAAAGATCCTAATGATGACCGCAGTGCCTTTGTGGAAATTCGCGCCGGTGCCGGTGGTGATGAGGCGGCGATTTTTGCCGGTGATTTATTCCGCATGTACAGCCGTTATGCCGAAGCAAACCGCTGGCAGGTTGAGATCATGAGTGCCAACGAAGGTGAACACGGTGGTTTCAAAGAGGTGATTGCCAAATTCAGCGGTGATGAAGTGTATGGCAAGCTGAAGTTTGAGTCCGGTGGTCACCGGGTGCAGCGGGTGCCAGAAACGGAATCACAAGGCCGGGTTCACACCTCAGCTTGTACCGTGGTGGTCATGCCAGAGGTACCTGAAGCTGAAGCGATTCATATCAATCCTGCCGATTTGAAAGTCGATACCTTCCGCTCCTCTGGTGCCGGTGGTCAGCACGTGAACAAAACAGACTCTGCGATTCGGATCACCCACATTCCAACGGGTACCGTAGTGGAATGTCAGGATCAGCGTTCTCAGCATAAAAACCGTGCTCAGGCGATGAGTGTGTTGGCGGCGCGCTTGCAGGCCGCTGAAGATGAAAAACGCCGTAAGGAAGAAGAATCGACTCGTCGCTCGTTGGTGGCCAGTGGTGATCGCTCCGAGCGTATCCGTACATATAACTTCCCTCAGGGTCGGGTGAGCGATCACCGTATCAACCTGACCTTGTATCGCCTTAATGAGGTGATGGAAGGGGATTTGAATGCGGTACTCGATCCGATTATGCAGGAACACCAAGCCGATCTGTTGGCTGCTCTGGCAGATGAGCAAGGCTAA
- a CDS encoding type II secretion system protein, with protein sequence MTGKSRKQSSGFTLIELVVVIIILGILAVTAVPKFLNFKEDAIAATYSGYMAVLKDGMKLAKSRWYLDGKQSPVEVNGVQMYFTSKGVPKAVGTNTTGDTTNAANCAAIWNALVKSSQVMKNYNSTGCAIGNFSQCDMYTIGADAVDGGPNAACRFRVVKEDKSEARLEDIVYRINDGIVRCHLAATTTPCFQ encoded by the coding sequence ATGACAGGAAAATCGCGCAAGCAATCATCAGGCTTTACTCTAATTGAATTGGTGGTTGTTATTATCATTCTTGGTATTTTAGCTGTCACCGCGGTTCCCAAATTTCTTAACTTTAAAGAAGATGCTATTGCCGCAACCTACTCTGGTTATATGGCCGTACTAAAAGATGGTATGAAATTAGCCAAATCTCGCTGGTATTTAGATGGCAAACAAAGTCCAGTTGAAGTCAATGGCGTACAGATGTATTTCACCAGTAAGGGTGTACCTAAAGCCGTAGGCACAAATACCACTGGCGATACCACCAACGCCGCGAATTGCGCCGCGATTTGGAATGCACTCGTTAAAAGTTCTCAAGTGATGAAAAATTATAATTCCACCGGTTGCGCTATAGGAAATTTCTCCCAATGTGATATGTATACCATAGGTGCGGATGCAGTTGATGGTGGCCCCAATGCAGCCTGCCGTTTCCGAGTGGTTAAAGAAGATAAATCTGAAGCCAGACTAGAAGATATTGTCTACCGCATTAATGACGGCATTGTTCGCTGTCATTTGGCGGCAACTACTACACCGTGTTTCCAATAA
- a CDS encoding DUF1176 domain-containing protein — protein MRRCHWLAVLIGFVSVVITDAAQAFEGMSFNHKDWLLVCDNTGTCRAVGYAQEDSEHPVAVMLTRAAGPDTRVTGKIYLGMTFGDDPSPTSFSLYINGKNFGALSNTPNSVLTDKQVNALLAVMAHKARITVGDAQRQWSISAAGSSAVFRKMDEFQGRLQTPSAIIVKGHRDEMTVPPAALPPQIINYGGRGKLTQVAEGSLRYKQLLQILQRNDDANGDNDDSGCDSVSDEQQEISTVTLANGTELVTTLCWMAAYNYGLAVWLIEPAHPDKAIFQNVEATDFRDGVLQNDFKARGLGDCWSRDSWVFDGKGFQRSGSFSTGECRGIPGGVDPMPDWVTQVVEAKEKS, from the coding sequence GTGAGGCGGTGTCATTGGTTGGCGGTATTGATTGGGTTTGTGTCTGTTGTAATCACAGATGCAGCGCAAGCATTTGAAGGGATGAGTTTTAATCACAAAGATTGGCTGTTAGTTTGTGACAATACAGGGACTTGCCGTGCTGTCGGTTATGCTCAGGAGGACAGTGAACATCCGGTGGCTGTGATGTTGACCCGAGCTGCGGGGCCTGATACTCGGGTTACGGGAAAAATTTATCTTGGAATGACATTCGGAGATGATCCCTCCCCAACAAGTTTTTCTTTATATATTAATGGTAAAAATTTCGGTGCTCTTAGTAATACTCCTAACTCAGTTTTGACTGATAAACAGGTTAACGCCCTATTGGCAGTGATGGCGCATAAGGCGCGTATTACCGTGGGGGATGCTCAGAGACAGTGGTCAATTTCAGCTGCTGGTTCCAGCGCCGTATTTCGCAAAATGGATGAATTTCAGGGAAGATTACAGACGCCATCCGCCATCATTGTTAAAGGTCATCGAGATGAAATGACGGTACCGCCAGCAGCATTGCCTCCCCAAATAATTAATTATGGGGGACGAGGTAAATTAACTCAGGTTGCTGAAGGCTCTCTTCGTTATAAGCAGTTATTACAGATATTACAAAGAAATGATGATGCAAATGGGGATAATGATGATTCTGGCTGCGATAGTGTATCTGACGAGCAGCAAGAAATTTCGACTGTTACTTTAGCTAATGGTACTGAATTGGTCACAACACTTTGCTGGATGGCGGCATATAACTATGGTTTAGCTGTTTGGTTGATTGAACCTGCGCACCCTGACAAAGCAATATTTCAGAACGTTGAGGCAACGGATTTTCGTGATGGCGTGTTGCAAAATGACTTTAAAGCCCGAGGCCTTGGTGATTGTTGGAGTCGCGATTCCTGGGTATTTGATGGTAAAGGATTTCAGCGAAGTGGTTCATTTTCAACTGGGGAGTGCCGTGGTATCCCGGGTGGGGTAGATCCTATGCCGGATTGGGTTACTCAAGTTGTTGAGGCAAAGGAAAAGTCTTAG